One window of Phycisphaeraceae bacterium genomic DNA carries:
- a CDS encoding aminopeptidase P family protein, producing the protein MAARKKTTSRRTTSTRKPSTSNLDHIPLSEFAARRQHVLKALGNCVGLVIAGDHNAHLSGHYTPHPHFEYLTGITDEPGAMLLLDPANPDKNRRETLLLKPLNPELEQWDGLRDMIGTSLRESTGFKTIFRTNSLARWLNGAVSRTKKMALLHPIAPYTAPVSPDLAIFRAVADRMPGASIEDKSNLLAELRAVKSPAEVEMIRLAGRATGVGFAAVARAIKPGVRERVAQSALEAGFVEGGSSHLAFDSIVGSGKNATVLHYKTNHNPLKDDSLVVVDAGAKWCGYSADVTRTFPVNGRFTKRQAEIYSIVLKAQLAAINACKPGVWMHEVDAAARKVISAAGYADAFMHGVGHHLGLETHDITPEGKLQKGNVVTIEPGIYLPDEELGVRIEDDVEITATGHRVLTSQIPKMIKEIEKMMAG; encoded by the coding sequence ATGGCTGCCCGAAAGAAAACGACTTCACGCAGGACAACCTCAACTCGCAAACCCAGCACGTCAAATCTCGACCACATACCGCTTTCCGAGTTCGCCGCCCGCCGCCAGCACGTGCTCAAAGCACTCGGTAACTGCGTTGGGCTCGTCATTGCGGGCGATCACAACGCGCATCTGTCCGGGCACTACACGCCGCACCCACACTTCGAGTATCTGACCGGCATCACCGACGAGCCCGGCGCAATGCTGCTGCTCGACCCCGCGAACCCGGACAAGAACAGACGCGAAACACTGCTGCTTAAGCCACTCAACCCCGAGCTTGAGCAATGGGATGGGTTGCGCGACATGATTGGCACATCGCTGCGCGAGTCGACCGGGTTCAAAACGATCTTCCGCACGAACTCGCTCGCGCGCTGGCTGAACGGCGCGGTCTCCCGCACAAAGAAGATGGCGCTCCTACATCCGATTGCGCCGTACACCGCACCAGTATCGCCGGACCTTGCGATCTTTCGTGCTGTTGCTGATCGCATGCCCGGTGCATCGATCGAGGATAAATCAAATCTGCTGGCCGAACTCCGCGCGGTGAAATCGCCAGCCGAAGTCGAGATGATCCGTCTTGCCGGTCGCGCAACGGGTGTCGGATTTGCAGCGGTTGCTCGCGCGATCAAGCCCGGCGTGCGCGAACGCGTTGCGCAGAGCGCACTCGAAGCAGGGTTCGTCGAGGGCGGGTCAAGCCATCTCGCGTTCGACTCGATTGTCGGGTCCGGCAAGAACGCAACGGTTTTGCATTACAAAACGAACCACAATCCGCTGAAGGACGATTCGCTCGTCGTCGTGGATGCCGGCGCGAAATGGTGCGGGTACAGCGCCGATGTCACGCGCACGTTCCCGGTCAATGGCAGATTCACCAAACGTCAGGCAGAGATCTACTCCATTGTGCTCAAAGCCCAGCTCGCTGCAATCAATGCGTGTAAGCCGGGTGTGTGGATGCACGAGGTCGATGCAGCTGCGCGCAAGGTGATCTCAGCCGCGGGGTACGCCGATGCCTTTATGCACGGCGTCGGGCACCATCTTGGTCTTGAGACACACGACATCACACCCGAAGGCAAGTTGCAGAAGGGCAACGTCGTCACGATCGAGCCCGGCATCTATCTGCCCGACGAGGAACTCGGCGTGCGCATTGAGGATGATGTAGAGATCACTGCGACGGGGCATCGCGTGCTGACCAGCCAAATTCCAAAGATGATCAAGGAGATCGAGAAGATGATGGCAGGCTGA
- the tilS gene encoding tRNA lysidine(34) synthetase TilS, translating into MTEPRPTFPFDPIRHDQRVRDVISRWRHLCSQVRASSVSPNRAGNVLSAQNRPHDRADFAPLPAQTGTGEPVRTLIACSGGADSTALTLILALACRNSPDTLVLGHIVHDMREPSLAQQDADHVHAMGTALGIPVVTRSISCKDAGSNAESLARARRYDALHDIAYDHACPAIATAHHADDQLETVLMRLFRGSGLKGLSGIAPIRRLSPDYSIIRPMLGISRADAVNICRLCNTDWQHDTTNDDLSRSRAYIRHTLAPLIHDRFERAAEHVSTAADLVSNTHKLVQSHADQLYEAAVIERSNLHITLDRRRLHESHAITLGELTRAVILDLSENIGMDRVTQPVIASLIDAILSSDGSTKTIQTGFVEWTITREHVTAAKSGE; encoded by the coding sequence GTGACCGAACCCCGGCCAACATTCCCCTTCGATCCGATCCGCCATGACCAGCGCGTGCGTGATGTCATTTCCCGCTGGCGGCATCTCTGCTCGCAGGTTCGTGCATCCTCTGTATCGCCAAACCGGGCTGGCAACGTCCTATCTGCGCAGAACCGACCGCACGACCGCGCAGACTTTGCGCCTTTGCCCGCACAAACCGGCACAGGAGAGCCAGTTCGTACCCTTATCGCCTGCTCGGGAGGTGCCGACTCGACCGCTCTGACGCTGATCTTGGCCTTAGCCTGCCGGAACTCACCAGACACACTCGTGCTCGGCCACATCGTCCACGACATGCGTGAGCCTTCGCTTGCCCAGCAGGATGCCGACCACGTTCATGCTATGGGCACCGCACTGGGCATTCCGGTTGTCACACGTTCGATCAGTTGCAAAGACGCAGGATCGAACGCAGAGTCGCTCGCACGCGCTCGGCGATACGACGCGTTGCACGACATCGCGTACGACCACGCCTGCCCTGCTATTGCGACAGCCCATCACGCAGACGATCAGCTCGAAACTGTCCTCATGCGCCTGTTCCGTGGCTCAGGTTTGAAGGGGCTCTCTGGCATCGCACCGATCCGTAGACTCTCACCGGACTACTCGATCATCAGACCGATGCTGGGTATCTCGCGTGCAGATGCTGTTAACATCTGCAGGTTGTGCAACACCGACTGGCAGCACGACACGACAAACGACGATCTCTCGCGATCGCGCGCGTATATCAGGCACACACTCGCTCCGCTTATCCATGACAGGTTCGAGCGCGCTGCCGAGCACGTCAGCACAGCTGCCGATCTAGTGTCGAACACACACAAACTTGTGCAATCACATGCTGACCAGTTGTATGAAGCAGCTGTGATCGAACGATCAAACCTGCACATCACGCTCGATCGGCGCAGGCTTCACGAATCGCACGCGATCACGCTTGGTGAACTGACTCGCGCAGTGATCCTGGATCTCTCAGAAAACATTGGGATGGACCGTGTCACCCAGCCTGTTATTGCTTCGCTTATCGATGCGATCCTTTCATCGGACGGCTCCACAAAGACGATCCAAACGGGCTTTGTCGAGTGGACAATCACACGGGAGCACGTGACTGCTGCGAAGTCTGGCGAGTAG
- a CDS encoding LemA family protein yields the protein MVGLTLGLSTLLVGAGIGLAILVVILLYSVGVFNKLVSLRERFKNAFAQIDVQLVRRYELIPNLVETVKGYMKHEKETLEAVISARNAAMSGLQAAKANPGNPQAMQQLMSAENQLGGVLGRLFAVAEAYPDLKASANMQQLTEELTSTENKIAYARQAFNDGATIYNEYKKQFPQLIVAALTGHGEHAEYLEFEQSKIEAAQDAPKVSF from the coding sequence ATGGTTGGACTGACACTTGGTCTCAGCACACTCTTAGTCGGTGCCGGTATTGGCCTTGCCATATTGGTTGTCATCCTGCTGTATTCTGTTGGCGTATTCAACAAACTTGTATCGCTTCGCGAGCGGTTCAAGAACGCATTTGCGCAAATCGATGTGCAGTTGGTTCGTCGCTACGAACTCATCCCCAACCTCGTTGAGACTGTCAAAGGCTACATGAAACACGAGAAGGAGACGCTGGAAGCTGTGATCAGTGCGCGCAATGCAGCGATGTCAGGGTTGCAGGCAGCAAAGGCTAATCCCGGAAATCCGCAGGCGATGCAGCAGTTGATGAGTGCTGAAAACCAGTTGGGTGGCGTTCTCGGTCGTCTGTTTGCTGTTGCCGAGGCGTACCCGGACCTGAAAGCATCCGCAAACATGCAGCAACTGACAGAAGAACTCACCTCAACAGAGAACAAGATCGCCTATGCGCGTCAGGCATTCAACGATGGAGCCACCATCTACAACGAATACAAGAAGCAGTTCCCGCAACTGATCGTCGCTGCTCTGACCGGGCACGGTGAGCACGCCGAGTATCTGGAGTTCGAGCAGAGCAAGATCGAAGCTGCGCAGGACGCTCCGAAGGTCAGCTTCTAA